Proteins from a single region of Vanessa cardui chromosome 13, ilVanCard2.1, whole genome shotgun sequence:
- the LOC124534872 gene encoding uncharacterized protein LOC124534872, which yields MGSVQEEKPAESAAKTHVRELRNTELVSRLLAATPPYLYSALPLQPHAFFFSEMLRSFVNARHGCRPPHYHRRFKRRSHKYFAENETEWRRDWTKQEEDKKEPEMRPEVPLELTVDKQPRSCDQSPRRLSPKTEVPKSSSPGPPGRQSTFVDVGTEELPKPAPCAVRNPVETNAVPQSNLILPPPPPMWYPPLYNPQFGVDPLNFFIDLRVSGHIYDRKRTISEAIDPNSVSEVRNDEPNLEKRLGKDFAQKPRHLSAFSVPVRSNHSQSDGPDKFFERSNRFLGKPNGTSYIMRNLKSVYENLHSIDRKEDVKDKNEETKGESSDLEEDIMD from the coding sequence ATGGGGTCTGTACAAGAAGAGAAGCCCGCGGAAAGTGCGGCTAAGACACACGTGCGGGAGCTACGGAACACTGAACTCGTTTCCCGCTTGTTAGCAGCCACACCACCGTACCTCTACAGCGCCTTGCCTCTGCAGCCGCATGCGTTTTTCTTTAGTGAAATGCTAAGGTCGTTCGTTAACGCTCGTCACGGCTGTCGGCCGCCGCATTATCACCGTCGCTTCAAGCGTCGCTCTCATAAATACTTCGCTGAAAACGAAACCGAATGGCGACGTGACTGGACGAAGCAAGAGGAGGATAAGAAGGAACCAGAAATGAGGCCTGAAGTTCCACTCGAACTGACCGTAGATAAACAACCGAGATCTTGCGATCAGTCCCCAAGAAGATTGTCACCAAAAACTGAAGTTCCTAAGTCAAGCAGTCCTGGACCTCCTGGCAGACAGTCTACATTTGTGGATGTTGGTACAGAGGAACTTCCCAAGCCGGCACCATGTGCTGTGAGGAATCCAGTTGAGACTAACGCTGTTCCTCAGTCAAATTTGATATTACCGCCTCCACCGCCGATGTGGTACCCACCGCTATACAATCCTCAATTCGGCGTAGATCCGTTAAATTTCTTCATTGATTTACGCGTCTCTGGTCATATTTACGACAGGAAAAGAACTATTTCAGAAGCAATAGATCCTAACAGTGTCTCTGAAGTTAGGAATGATGAACCTAATTTGGAAAAGAGACTCGGAAAGGATTTTGCACAGAAACCTCGTCATCTGTCTGCTTTTTCTGTCCCCGTTCGATCAAATCACAGCCAATCTGACGGACCAGACAAATTCTTTGAGCGCAGTAACAGATTTCTAGGGAAACCGAATGGGACATCGTACATAATgagaaatttaaaaagtgtGTATGAAAATCTGCACTCCATTGATCGTAAAGAAGATGTAAAGGACAAAAACGAAGAGACCAAAGGTGAATCCTCCGATTTGGAAGAAGACATTATGGACTGA
- the LOC124534692 gene encoding T-complex protein 1 subunit gamma, producing MYGQQPIIVLSQNTKRDSGRKVQLENINAGKTIADVIRTCLGPQAMLKMLMDPMGGIVMTNDGNAILREITVQHPAAKTMIEIARTQDEEVGDGTTSVIVLAGEMLAVAEPFLAQNIHPTVIIREYRQALEDAVKLLEEKISIPIDLNDRDKLKEVIRSCVGTKYIGRWADLAVDIALDAVNTVTVNENGRVEVDIKSYAKVEKIPGGTVEESKVLNGVMINKDVTHPKMRRYIENPRIILLDCPLEYKKGESQTNIEIVGDQDFTKLLQLEEEHVQRQCEDIIALKPDVVFTEKGVSDLAQHYLVKAGITAIRRLRKTDNNRLARACGGTIVNRTEELKESDVGTQAGRFEVKKIGDDYFTFITECKNPKACTILLRGASKDILNEIERNLQDALHVAKNLVLNPRLVAGGGACEMAVSSALSARAPHATPYRAVASALEIIPRTLAQNCGANTIRTLTALRAKHASGSVTSGIDGDSGDIVDMASKGIWEPLAVKLQVYKTAVETAILLLRIDDIVSGSKKKNGNEPTAPAEAAAMQE from the exons ATGTATGGACAGCAACCGATAATAGTTTTGA GCCAAAACACAAAACGTGACTCCGGCCGGAAAGTTCAATTGGAGAATATTAATGCTGGAAAG acaatagCGGACGTTATTCGAACATGCCTCGGACCTCAGGCGATGTTGAAAATGTTGATGGATCCAATGGGTGGAATTGTGATGACAAATGACGGCAATGCTATACTCAGAGAGATTACTGTCCAACATCCAGCTGCTAAAACTATGATAGAAATAGCGAGAACACAAGACGaagag GTTGGAGATGGCACAACATCTGTAATTGTGCTAGCAGGAGAGATGTTAGCTGTTGCTGAACCCTTCCTTGCCCAAAACATTCACCCAACAGTAATCATCAGAGAATACAGACAGGCCTTAGAGGATGCCGTTAAGTTGCTGGAAGAGAAAATCTCTATACCTATTGATCTTAATGATAGGGATAAGCTTAAAGAAGTT ATTCGATCCTGTGTAGGCACAAAATACATTGGCCGTTGGGCTGACTTGGCTGTAGATATTGCTCTTGATGCAGTCAACACAGTCACTGTCAATGAAAATGGACGTGTTGAAGTTGATATTAAAAG TTACGCTAAAGTTGAAAAGATTCCCGGAGGTACAGTTGAAGAGTCCAAAGTATTAAACGGCGTGATGATCAACAAAGATGTAACTCACCCCAAAATGCGTCGTTATATCGAGAACCCACGTATCATTCTCTTGGACTGTCCTCTTGAGTACAAGAAAGGAGAGAGCCAAACTAACATTGAGATTGTTGGTGATCAG GACTTTACCAAACTATTACAATTGGAAGAAGAGCATGTCCAACGTCAGTGTGAAGACATTATTGCATTGAAGCCTGATGTTGTGTTCACTGAGAAGGGAGTTTCTGATTTAGCACAGCATTATCTAGTCAAGGCTGGAATTACAGCTATTCGCAG ACTGCGTAAAACCGATAACAACCGTCTTGCGCGAGCCTGCGGCGGCACCATCGTCAACCGCACGGAGGAGTTGAAGGAGAGCGACGTGGGCACGCAGGCCGGACGCTTCGAGGTCAAGAAGATCGGCGACGACTACTTCACATTCATCACTGAGTGCAAGAACCCCAAG gctTGTACAATTCTTCTCCGCGGTGCTTCTAAGGACATATTGAATGAGATTGAGAGGAATCTTCAAGACGCTCTACACGTCGCTAAAAATCTG GTGCTGAACCCGCGCCTGGTGGCCGGCGGAGGCGCGTGCGAGATGGCCGTGTCCAGCGCGCTGTCCGCTCGCGCGCCGCACGCCACGCCCTACCGCGCCGTCGCCAGCGCGCTCG AAATAATCCCGCGCACGCTGGCACAGAACTGCGGCGCCAACACCATCCGCACGCTGACCGCTCTACGCGCCAAGCACGCTTCCGGTAGCGTCACCAGCGGCATCGACGGCGACTCTGGAGACATCGTCGACATGGCAAGCAAGGGCATCTGGGAGCCGCTCGCCGTCAAGCTGCAG GTATACAAAACAGCAGTAGAAACAGCAATTCTCTTACTCAGAATCGATGACATCGTGTCTGGCTCCAAGAAGAAGAACGGCAATGAGCCCACTGCCCCGGCCGAGGCAGCTGCTATGCAAGAATAA
- the LOC124534934 gene encoding actin cytoskeleton-regulatory complex protein PAN1-like, with product MDVDTELSSDALVRRKRPYGGLAIYNSDSETETEMRLAAKSKPAIRGKTAKGRGSGLARAKAELKAKASEAREEAFERSLRSRAFRKDAPQVVVDSEESSSSDVHTEDPTKMGAEELRAQAGRSAALILEVAQKSTNLKGGFAKRLKESAAALQGIVDALAARTEAEETQKLRTDNGRLRKEVDSLKAEVKAHRREFAEMRTKEAGASDASGSAQDAQMERFKASIISSVGDMINARFAALEERLPPAKIHRPPLAADKRREAAQQIATPYTQAVQPAPPPKAAPAPKRAPPAVPTASIAGPSGVQPTSEIIPPQMVQEVSWSTVVKKGKKGKPASLPTVATTTVAPMVPKAGQATKPKLSAPRTAAVVLERAEQSVKLQDLGINGGLKVRRSATGARVLELPKAQTEQAEKLADKLRTVLDGVANVARPIRKVDIKVTGLDDSVTKDKIIAAVVREGSCPAETVRCGDISRGPGSMGMVFVSCPITAAKKVADTVRNEEAFATGAALMDTNHLHVPGSCAA from the exons ATGGACGTCGACACTGAGTTGTCGTCCGACGCCCTGGTTCGTAGAAAACGGCCTTATGGGGGCCTTGCTATTTATAACTCCGACTCTGAAACGGAGACGGAGATGAGGTTGGCTGCGAAGAGCAAGCCTGCGATTCGCGGCAAAACCGCGAAAGGACGGGGTAGTGGCCTCGCTCGGGCAAAGGCTGAGCTGAAAGCCAAGGCCAGCGAGGCCAGAGAGGAGGCTTTCGAGCGGTCCCTGCGTAGTCGGGCGTTTCGAAAGGACGCTCCACAGGTTGTCGTGGACTCCGAGGAATCCTCATCCTCGGATGTACACACCGAAGATCCCACGAAGATGGGAGCAGAGGAACTCCGGGCACAAGCTGGCCGAAGCGCAGCCCTAATTTTGGAGGTGGCCCAAAAGTCCACCAATTTAAAAGGTGGCTTTGCAAAGAGGCTGAAggagtcggcggctgcactacagggCATTGTAGACGCCTTAGCAGCTCGGACAGAAGCCGAGGAGACGCAAAAGCTCCGTACCGATAATGGccgcctgcgcaaagaggtggacagcctcaaggccgaggtaAAGGCTCATCGCCGCGAGTTTGCAGAAATGCGGACCAAGGAGGCAGGGGCAAGTGATGCTTCCGGCTCGGCACAGGATGCTCAAATGGAGAGATTTAAAGCCTCCATAATTTCTTCGGTCGGCGACATGATCAACGCACGGTTTGCCGCACTAGAGGAACGGTTGCCTCCCGCAAAAATACATCGCCCCCCGTTAGCTGCGGATAAGAGGCGGGAGGCGGCGCAGCAGATTGCTACGCCCTACACGCAGGCTGTCCAGCCTGCTCCACCGCCGAAAGCTGCACCCGCGCCAAAACGGGCGCCACCTGCTGTTCCGACGGCATCTATTGCTGGTCCCTCAGGCGTCCAGCCTACGTCGGAGATAATTCCGCCACAGATGGTCCAGGAggtgtcctggtccactgtggtTAAAAAGGGAAAGAAGGGAAAGCCGGCTTCCCTTCCGACTGTTGCAACCACCACAGTTGCGCCTATGGTGCCTAAGGCAGGACAAGCAACTAAGCCTAAGCTGTCCGcgcctcgtacagctgcagtg gtcttggagcgcgctgagcagaGCGTGAAACTCCAAGACCTTGGGATCAATGGTGGGCTCAAAGTTCGACGCTCAGCGACGGGGGCCAGAGTGCTGGAGCTGCCGAAAGCACAGACGGAACAGGCAGAGAAACTAGCCGACAAGCTCCGTACGGTGCTGGATGGAGTGGCCAACGTTGCTCGCCCCATAAGAAAGGTGGACATCAAGGTGACAGGGTTAGACGACTCCGtcactaaagataaaattattgccgcaGTCGTTCGCGAAGGGAGTTGCCCCGCTGAAACGGTAAGGTGCGGGGATATTTCACGAGGACCTGGTTCCATGGGTATGGTCTTCGTGTCTTGTCCAATAACTGCGGCCAAAAAGGTGGCTGACACCG tgcggaaCGAGGAAGCCTTTGCTACCGGTGCGGCGTTGATGGACACAAATCATCTACATgtaccgggaagctgcgctgcgtag
- the LOC124534913 gene encoding uncharacterized protein LOC124534913: protein MKITTILIVWSALLVQAIVPFDLQQAFNEHPTEYAEDIPRGRRDVIEEEKFHNFRTDMRKDNMNQHIPWLPGPLAPEDPTTKISITNEPQDVAPVYQTTESITDKPTGRGARASNENWIKLPFPTQDNVHRDDLTPPQPSGELIHSRMPRVNFVTQNKGLEASESRNDKESIQRPTRTDDLRTEFVRPEEDRKQYKPVYPRQAVYYPEDNRRPYYDDRYYAADDLYRRDPYYDLYDQKRYYPGYGPRVDRYDEAYDNYVPRKPKRIIYYAHLPDVVRTPPSVDLRYRYSVDPYRRFDDDYNARTGRYDYRFRNRYPYVPMRKDERRFGYRDLASSSTVNKDKKVDEKVTPTPVLPQKEDKKPSTSTNRNGNRNTINSHQYHDAGDNSYNLSHKAFKDQNHSDDSYLRFDDSLFHSSIEDPYNRKY from the exons ATGAAGATTACTACGATACTGATTGTTTGGAGTGCGTTGCTGGTACAAGCGATAGTCCCGTTCGATCTTCAGCAAGCTTTCAACGAACATCCGACG gaATACGCCGAAGATATCCCACGCGGCCGTCGCGATGTTATCGAGGAGGAGAAGTTCCATAACTTCCGAACCGATATGAGAAAAGACAATATGAATCAACACATTCCTTGGCTCCCAGGACCGTTAGCGCCTGAAGATCCTACAACTAAAATATCCATCACAAACGAACCTCAAGATGTGGCACCAGTGTACCAAACTACAGAGAGCATTACCGATAAGCCAACCGGTCGAGGCGCGAGAGCCTCAAATGAAAACTGGATTAAGTTGCCTTTCCCCACCCAAGACAACGTCCACAGAGACGACCTAACCCCACCGCAGCCCTCCGGAGAGCTCATTCATTCTCGAATGCCAAGAGTCAATTTCGTGACCCAGAACAAAGGCCTTGAAGCTTCCGAGTCGAGAAATGATAAAGAATCGATACAAAGACCGACAAGGACCGATGATTTAAGAACCGAATTCGTAAGGCCAGAAGAAGACAGAAAACAGTACAAGCCCGTTTATCCGAGGCAGGCCGTTTATTATCCGGAAGACAACAGGCGGCCCTACTACGATGATCGATATTACGCTGCTGACGATTTATACAGGCGTGATCCGTACTATGATTTATACGATCAGAAGAGGTACTACCCCGGCTACGGGCCGCGAGTGGACAGATATGATGAAGCGTATGATAATTATGTTCCTCGGAAGCCTAAAAGGATTATTTATTACGCTCATCTACCCGATGTTGTCCGAACGCCGCCGAGTGTCGATCTGAGGTACAGGTATTCGGTCGATCCCTATAGACGTTTCGACGACGACTATAATGCGAGAACCGGTAGGTATGATTACAGGTTTAGAAATAGGTACCCTTATGTCCCCATGCGTAAAGACGAAAGGAGGTTCGGTTATAGAGACTTAGCTAGCTCGAGCACGGTGAACAAGGATAAGAAAGTTGATGAGAAGGTTACACCGACGCCAGTTTTACCTCAGAAAGAAGATAAGAAACCCAGCACAAGTACAAACAGAAATGGTAACAGGAACACGATAAACAGTCACCAGTATCACGACGCTGGAGACAATTCGTACAACCTTTCTCACAAGGCCTTCAAAGATCAGAATCATTCGGACGACAGCTACCTCAGATTCGACGATTCATTATTTCACAGCTCCATTGAGGACCCCTATAATAGGAAGTACTaa